From a single Oxalobacter vibrioformis genomic region:
- the recN gene encoding DNA repair protein RecN, whose amino-acid sequence MLHTLAIRDFVIVDALELEFGGGFSALTGETGAGKSILIDALELALGARSDPGVIRDGAAKAEISAEFSLGESARKWLEENEIDTEEDVVLLRRVIDASGRSRGFINGVQATAAQMRELGELLVDIHGQHAHQSLLRGDGQRTLLDRHAGLHNEGETVASRYRIWQELDARCREAQANAKNLLEEKERLAWQVEELEKLAPRPDEWAEVSSSHSRLTNAASLMGGAQEALAEMSESDVPVLSRLHAMQQKLSRLAEIDDGLSPVVELFDSARIQLQEAVYMLSDYLSRTDLDPERLKQVEARMEALYSAARKYRVTPEDLPAELDVQRTRLQALSEAQDIDVLQKRADAAEAAYLSAADALSKKRAEAATLLGQAVTGTMDSLSMEGGQFAVRLNACQPGPYGLEQIEFMVAGHAGSPLRPLAKVASGGELARIALAISVITSTATETPTLIFDEVDSGIGGGVAEVVGRLLKKLGQGHQVLCVTHLPQVASQAASHFQVSKMTSDKADHPVSRIVKLTDKERVEEIARMLGGIEITATTRKHAREMLSE is encoded by the coding sequence ATGCTTCATACGCTTGCCATTCGTGATTTTGTGATTGTGGATGCCCTGGAACTGGAGTTCGGGGGCGGGTTTTCTGCACTCACAGGGGAAACCGGCGCAGGCAAATCCATTCTGATTGATGCATTGGAACTGGCGCTGGGTGCCAGAAGTGACCCGGGTGTGATTCGCGATGGTGCCGCCAAAGCCGAAATCAGTGCGGAATTTTCTCTTGGCGAATCGGCCAGAAAGTGGCTGGAAGAAAACGAGATCGATACGGAGGAGGACGTTGTTCTTTTGCGGCGCGTTATTGATGCTTCCGGTCGTTCCAGAGGGTTTATCAATGGTGTCCAGGCAACCGCTGCGCAAATGCGTGAGTTGGGGGAGCTATTGGTCGACATCCACGGGCAGCATGCGCATCAGTCACTTCTCAGAGGGGATGGGCAGCGCACGTTGCTGGACCGGCATGCCGGTTTGCACAATGAAGGGGAAACGGTTGCGTCACGTTATCGTATCTGGCAGGAGCTGGATGCGCGCTGTCGCGAGGCACAGGCGAATGCCAAGAACCTTCTTGAGGAAAAAGAGCGCCTGGCCTGGCAGGTGGAAGAACTGGAAAAGCTGGCGCCCAGGCCTGATGAATGGGCTGAGGTCAGCAGCAGTCATAGTCGCCTGACCAATGCCGCGAGCCTGATGGGGGGCGCGCAGGAGGCACTGGCAGAAATGTCAGAGTCCGATGTGCCTGTCCTGTCGCGCCTGCATGCCATGCAGCAAAAACTTTCCCGGCTGGCCGAAATAGACGACGGGCTTTCCCCTGTTGTTGAACTGTTTGACTCCGCCAGGATCCAGTTGCAGGAAGCGGTTTATATGCTGAGTGACTATCTGTCACGGACTGATCTGGATCCCGAGCGCCTGAAACAGGTTGAAGCACGGATGGAGGCGCTTTATTCTGCTGCAAGAAAATACCGTGTGACACCAGAGGACCTGCCTGCCGAACTGGATGTGCAGCGTACCCGCCTCCAGGCGCTTTCCGAAGCACAGGATATTGACGTGTTGCAGAAGAGAGCGGATGCGGCTGAGGCGGCTTATCTATCGGCAGCCGACGCCCTGAGCAAAAAACGGGCTGAAGCGGCAACATTGCTGGGGCAGGCGGTTACCGGCACCATGGATAGTCTCAGCATGGAAGGCGGCCAGTTTGCGGTCAGGTTAAATGCCTGTCAGCCCGGGCCATACGGGCTTGAACAGATTGAATTCATGGTGGCAGGCCATGCCGGTTCACCCTTGCGGCCGTTGGCCAAAGTGGCCTCAGGCGGTGAACTGGCGCGTATTGCCCTTGCCATATCCGTGATCACATCCACAGCAACCGAAACGCCAACGCTGATTTTTGATGAAGTGGATAGCGGCATCGGTGGCGGGGTGGCGGAAGTGGTCGGTCGCCTTCTCAAAAAGCTCGGACAAGGGCACCAGGTGTTGTGTGTTACCCATCTTCCCCAAGTGGCCAGTCAGGCTGCCTCGCATTTCCAGGTAAGCAAAATGACATCGGACAAAGCCGATCATCCGGTTTCCCGTATTGTGAAACTCACTGATAAAGAGCGTGTCGAAGAGATTGCCAGGATGCTCGGTGGCATCGAAATCACAGCGACAACACGCAAGCATGCCCGCGAGATGCTGTCAGAATGA
- the grpE gene encoding nucleotide exchange factor GrpE — MQDDKKEGASSESQKDVTLDEIIVPSEEMATETLSLEMQLEKAEQKAAEMHDAFLRAKAETENIRRRAQEEITKAHKFAVEGFAEAMLAVKDSLEMSLKVEAPSVESIKEGVEATLRQLAHVFEQNKLVAVIPAKGEKLDPMKHQAISTVPSDQAPNTIVEVLQKGYMLSDRLLRPAIVIVSAAK, encoded by the coding sequence GTGCAGGACGACAAAAAAGAGGGCGCATCATCTGAAAGTCAGAAAGATGTCACACTCGATGAAATCATCGTTCCATCTGAAGAAATGGCAACAGAAACGCTTTCTTTGGAAATGCAGTTGGAAAAGGCGGAGCAGAAAGCAGCGGAAATGCATGATGCTTTCCTGCGTGCCAAGGCCGAGACGGAAAATATTCGCCGTCGGGCACAGGAAGAGATCACCAAGGCGCACAAGTTTGCTGTTGAAGGCTTTGCCGAGGCGATGCTTGCGGTGAAAGACAGCCTGGAAATGAGTCTGAAAGTGGAGGCACCATCTGTTGAGTCAATCAAGGAAGGGGTTGAGGCAACATTGCGTCAGCTTGCCCATGTGTTTGAGCAGAACAAGCTGGTGGCCGTTATTCCTGCCAAAGGAGAAAAGCTTGATCCCATGAAGCATCAGGCTATCTCAACGGTGCCGTCTGATCAGGCCCCCAATACCATTGTTGAGGTATTGCAAAAGGGTTACATGCTGTCTGATCGTTTGCTCAGACCGGCGATTGTGATTGTTTCTGCCGCAAAATGA
- the dnaK gene encoding molecular chaperone DnaK has translation MGKIIGIDLGTTNSCVSVIEGGQPRVIENVEGTRTTPSIIAYQEDGETLVGAAAKRQAVTNPKNTLYAIKRLIGRRYDEKEVQKDIGLMPFSIVKADNGDAWVSVLDDKRLAPQQVSAEVLRKMKKTAEDYLGEEVTEAVITVPAYFNDSQRQATKDAGRIAGLDVKRIINEPTAAALAFGLDKAGKGDRKIAVYDLGGGTFDVSIIEIADVEGDKQFEVLSTNGDTFLGGEDFDQLLIDFILEEFNKQNGINLKNDPIALQRIKASAERAKIELSSAQQTEVNEPYIAMNNGTPLHLNVRISRAKLESLVEGLIDRTLEPCKIALQDAGLKASDINDIILVGGMTRMPKVQEKVKEFFGKEPRKDVNPDEAVAVGAALQGSVLSGDRTDLLLLDVTPLSLGIETLGGVMTKMIQKNTTIPTKFSQVFSTAEDNQPAVTIKVYQGEREMAVGNKALGEFNLEGIPTAPRGMPQIEVTFDIDANGILNVSAQDKATGKENKITIKANSGLNEEEIQRMIKDAELNAAEDHKMRELADSRNQGDGLLHSTKKSMGEYGDKLEAADKDAIENAIKELEETLRENDKEAIDAKISALSTAAQKLGEKMYADMQAQQAGAAGEGGDAGAEAAGDQPQEADVVDAEFKEVKDEDKDAKSE, from the coding sequence ATGGGAAAAATTATTGGTATTGACCTGGGAACCACCAACTCCTGTGTCTCGGTAATCGAAGGGGGACAACCCAGGGTCATTGAAAACGTGGAAGGGACGCGTACGACGCCATCCATTATTGCTTATCAGGAAGACGGCGAAACCCTGGTTGGCGCTGCAGCTAAACGGCAGGCAGTGACCAATCCGAAAAATACCCTGTATGCGATCAAGCGCCTGATTGGCCGTCGCTATGATGAAAAAGAGGTCCAGAAGGATATCGGCCTGATGCCATTTTCCATCGTCAAGGCGGATAATGGCGATGCGTGGGTTTCCGTACTGGATGACAAGCGTCTGGCTCCGCAGCAGGTTTCTGCTGAAGTGCTGCGCAAGATGAAAAAAACCGCCGAGGATTACCTGGGTGAGGAAGTCACCGAAGCCGTCATTACGGTACCGGCCTATTTTAACGACTCACAGCGCCAGGCAACCAAGGATGCCGGCCGTATTGCCGGTCTTGACGTCAAGCGCATCATCAATGAGCCGACTGCAGCAGCGCTGGCTTTTGGCCTGGACAAGGCTGGCAAGGGTGATCGCAAGATTGCGGTATATGATCTGGGTGGCGGTACATTTGACGTTTCCATCATCGAAATTGCCGATGTCGAAGGTGACAAGCAGTTTGAAGTGCTGTCGACCAACGGTGATACTTTCCTGGGCGGTGAAGATTTTGACCAGCTCCTGATCGATTTCATCCTGGAAGAATTCAACAAGCAGAATGGCATCAACCTGAAAAATGATCCGATTGCGCTGCAGCGCATCAAGGCATCTGCAGAACGCGCCAAAATCGAGCTGTCTTCCGCACAGCAGACCGAGGTGAATGAGCCGTACATCGCCATGAACAATGGCACACCGCTTCACCTGAATGTCCGGATTTCCCGCGCGAAGCTTGAGTCGCTGGTGGAAGGATTGATTGACCGCACCCTCGAGCCATGCAAAATTGCGCTGCAGGATGCCGGACTCAAGGCCAGTGATATCAATGACATTATCCTGGTAGGCGGTATGACCCGCATGCCGAAGGTGCAGGAAAAGGTCAAGGAATTCTTTGGCAAGGAACCGAGAAAGGATGTGAATCCGGATGAGGCGGTTGCGGTTGGTGCTGCACTGCAGGGTTCGGTGCTTTCCGGTGACCGCACGGATCTGCTTTTGCTTGACGTGACGCCACTGTCGCTGGGTATCGAAACCCTGGGTGGGGTGATGACCAAGATGATCCAGAAAAATACAACCATCCCGACCAAGTTCAGCCAGGTATTCTCCACCGCCGAGGATAACCAGCCGGCAGTAACGATCAAGGTATACCAGGGTGAGCGTGAGATGGCTGTGGGCAACAAGGCGCTGGGTGAATTCAATCTGGAGGGTATCCCGACAGCACCGCGCGGCATGCCGCAGATCGAAGTGACCTTTGATATTGATGCCAATGGTATTTTGAATGTCAGTGCCCAGGACAAGGCCACGGGCAAGGAAAACAAGATCACCATCAAGGCCAACTCCGGGCTGAACGAGGAAGAAATCCAGCGCATGATCAAGGATGCGGAACTCAATGCCGCAGAAGACCATAAGATGCGTGAACTGGCGGATTCCCGTAATCAGGGCGACGGCCTGTTGCACTCAACCAAAAAATCGATGGGCGAGTATGGCGACAAGCTTGAGGCTGCCGACAAGGATGCCATTGAGAATGCCATAAAGGAACTCGAAGAAACCCTGCGGGAAAATGACAAGGAAGCGATTGACGCCAAAATATCAGCGCTTTCCACTGCCGCGCAGAAGCTGGGTGAAAAAATGTATGCCGACATGCAGGCCCAGCAGGCCGGTGCTGCTGGCGAAGGCGGCGATGCCGGCGCAGAGGCCGCGGGCGACCAGCCACAGGAAGCCGATGTCGTTGATGCAGAATTCAAGGAAGTCAAGGACGAAGATAAAGACGCCAAGAGCGAATAA
- the dnaJ gene encoding molecular chaperone DnaJ — protein sequence MSKRDFYETLGVPKNASEDEIKKAYRKLAMKFHPDRNPDSKTAEAKFKEVKEAYEMLSDEEKRAAYDRFGHAGVDPNMNMGGGFRGSGAGAGGFADAFGDIFGDIFGTGRGQQRSSGPQMYRGADLRYNLDITLEEAATGADKTIRVPSWDVCDTCHGSGAKPGTTPETCKTCDGSGQVRMQQGFFSILQTCPTCNGMGKIIKDPCIQCHGVGRVKRNKTLEVKIPAGIDDGMRIRSSGNGEPGANGGPPGDLYVEIRIKPHPVFQREGDDLHCEVPVSFGRAGLGGDIEVPTLDGKVSFNIPEGTQTGKIFRLRGKGIKGVRSGQAGDLFCHVTLETPVKLTDKQKELLKEFDKLVVEGGERHTPQDKSWGQKVKDFFGG from the coding sequence ATGTCAAAACGCGATTTTTACGAAACCCTGGGCGTACCCAAAAATGCGTCGGAAGATGAGATCAAGAAGGCTTATCGCAAACTGGCGATGAAGTTCCACCCTGACCGCAATCCCGACAGCAAGACGGCAGAAGCCAAGTTCAAAGAGGTTAAGGAAGCCTACGAGATGCTGTCCGATGAGGAAAAGCGGGCTGCTTATGACCGGTTTGGCCATGCAGGGGTGGACCCCAATATGAATATGGGGGGAGGCTTCAGAGGTTCTGGAGCTGGTGCTGGTGGCTTTGCCGATGCGTTTGGCGACATTTTTGGCGATATTTTCGGCACCGGCCGTGGGCAGCAGCGAAGCAGCGGCCCGCAGATGTACCGGGGGGCCGATCTGCGATACAACCTGGATATTACGCTTGAAGAGGCCGCAACAGGGGCTGACAAGACGATTCGCGTTCCTTCATGGGATGTCTGTGATACCTGTCATGGTTCCGGTGCCAAGCCGGGCACCACGCCGGAAACCTGCAAGACCTGTGATGGTTCCGGCCAGGTGCGGATGCAGCAGGGATTTTTCAGTATCCTGCAGACCTGCCCCACCTGTAACGGCATGGGCAAGATCATCAAGGACCCCTGTATTCAGTGTCACGGCGTAGGCCGCGTCAAGCGCAACAAGACCCTGGAAGTCAAGATTCCTGCCGGTATTGATGATGGCATGCGGATCCGTTCTTCCGGCAATGGTGAGCCAGGAGCCAATGGCGGGCCGCCGGGAGACCTTTATGTGGAAATCCGCATCAAGCCGCATCCGGTATTCCAGCGGGAAGGCGATGATCTCCACTGCGAAGTGCCCGTCTCATTTGGTCGGGCAGGGCTTGGTGGCGATATCGAGGTGCCGACACTGGATGGCAAGGTATCGTTCAATATCCCGGAGGGTACCCAGACGGGCAAGATATTCCGTTTGCGCGGCAAGGGCATCAAAGGCGTGCGCTCCGGCCAGGCGGGTGATCTTTTCTGTCATGTGACGCTGGAGACACCGGTGAAACTTACCGACAAACAAAAAGAACTGCTCAAGGAATTCGACAAGCTGGTCGTGGAAGGTGGTGAAAGACATACACCTCAGGACAAGTCATGGGGGCAGAAAGTGAAAGACTTTTTTGGCGGTTGA
- the trmL gene encoding tRNA (uridine(34)/cytosine(34)/5-carboxymethylaminomethyluridine(34)-2'-O)-methyltransferase TrmL: MFHVVLVEPEIPPNTGNIIRLCANTGAQLHLVEPLGFPLEDAKMRRAGLDYHEFATMKVYRNWEDFITKNQPDKNRMFVLTTHGATPFANTPFKPGDFFVFGSETKGLSAGLRDSFPVSQRIRLPMRPDNRSLNLSNSVAVVVFEAWRQNSFEGSV; encoded by the coding sequence ATGTTTCACGTCGTACTCGTTGAACCGGAAATCCCCCCCAATACAGGCAATATTATCCGTCTTTGTGCCAATACCGGTGCGCAGCTCCACCTGGTCGAACCCCTGGGATTTCCACTGGAAGACGCCAAAATGCGGCGAGCCGGGCTTGATTATCATGAATTCGCCACAATGAAGGTTTACCGTAACTGGGAAGATTTCATCACGAAAAACCAGCCGGATAAAAACAGAATGTTTGTCCTGACAACACATGGCGCCACGCCTTTTGCCAATACCCCCTTCAAGCCGGGAGATTTTTTTGTCTTCGGCTCAGAGACAAAAGGACTGTCTGCCGGACTGCGCGACAGTTTTCCTGTATCACAGCGTATCCGTCTGCCCATGCGCCCGGATAACCGCAGTCTCAACCTATCCAACAGCGTGGCGGTTGTCGTTTTTGAAGCCTGGCGCCAGAACAGTTTTGAAGGCAGTGTCTGA
- a CDS encoding ComF family protein produces the protein MMALLRCHHLLDMLLTLRKKTARLADHIVRSLPHFCALCHSPGSSGLCDSCQKRYFTGDETRCRQCAHQLTESKNDVRLCGVCLKRSPTFDQTITAADYVPPIDQLVQSLKFGSRLDLAPLFATLMDRAIQKNSLENTSYPTILAPVPLSNNRLITRGFNQALEIAKPLSHQRNIPLMPHLIERIRDTPPQTVISLKERRRNIRGAFVINAAFKTQIQGAHIAIVDDVLTTGETMGELARLLKQAGAAQVSGFVFARTPL, from the coding sequence ATGATGGCGTTATTGCGATGCCACCACCTTCTAGACATGCTGCTGACACTCCGGAAAAAAACAGCCCGGCTGGCTGATCACATTGTGCGCTCCCTGCCGCACTTTTGCGCGCTGTGCCATTCACCCGGGTCATCCGGGCTGTGCGATAGCTGTCAGAAACGCTATTTTACCGGGGATGAGACCCGATGCCGCCAATGCGCCCACCAACTGACAGAAAGCAAAAACGATGTTCGTCTTTGTGGCGTCTGCCTCAAACGCTCCCCGACGTTTGACCAGACAATTACAGCAGCGGACTATGTCCCACCGATTGACCAGCTCGTCCAGTCGCTCAAGTTCGGCAGCCGCCTGGACCTGGCACCGCTTTTTGCTACCCTGATGGATCGCGCCATACAGAAAAACTCGCTGGAAAATACGTCTTATCCCACCATTCTGGCGCCTGTCCCCCTATCCAATAACCGGCTTATCACACGAGGGTTTAACCAGGCCCTTGAAATCGCAAAGCCGCTATCACACCAACGGAACATCCCCCTTATGCCGCACCTGATTGAACGTATTCGTGACACCCCTCCCCAGACAGTCATTTCCTTAAAGGAGCGGCGCAGAAATATCCGCGGGGCATTTGTTATCAATGCCGCATTCAAGACACAGATACAGGGTGCGCATATCGCCATTGTTGACGATGTGCTGACAACCGGTGAAACGATGGGCGAGCTGGCGCGCCTGCTAAAACAGGCAGGCGCCGCACAGGTCAGCGGTTTTGTTTTTGCCCGAACCCCGCTTTGA
- a CDS encoding methyltransferase domain-containing protein — MSFSEEPLVLPDSPVDLMRVRQLFALPSRIAGSAFLRREVADRMHERLSMIRVEPKRMLDAGCGEGADLPLLRDRFPGAKMVALDASHAMLLEAKKHGKVMGTVCANFAELPFMNGSFDMLWSSLSLHWHPEPLSVFSAWKRVLSKDGMLMFSCFGPETLSPLKVAFQQVDGYGHVLPFTEMHDLGDRMVEAGFVSPVLDREVIHVTYEHVNSLLSDVRALGGNALRTRRQGLMGKTAYSDLLDYLENERDADGRISLPFEIIYGHAFCSYPEKEKQAEAPVHFFPYRQ, encoded by the coding sequence ATGTCCTTTTCGGAAGAACCGCTCGTTTTGCCTGACAGCCCTGTTGACCTCATGCGGGTACGGCAGCTTTTTGCTCTTCCTTCGCGCATTGCCGGCTCGGCTTTCCTGCGCAGGGAAGTGGCAGACCGGATGCACGAGCGACTGTCGATGATCCGGGTTGAACCGAAGCGGATGCTGGATGCCGGCTGTGGGGAGGGAGCGGATTTACCGCTTTTGCGGGATCGCTTCCCCGGTGCAAAAATGGTGGCGCTGGATGCTTCCCATGCCATGCTGCTTGAGGCAAAAAAACACGGAAAGGTGATGGGAACGGTCTGTGCCAATTTTGCCGAATTGCCTTTTATGAACGGCAGTTTTGATATGCTGTGGTCCAGCCTGTCGCTGCACTGGCACCCCGAGCCGCTGTCCGTTTTTTCGGCATGGAAACGTGTACTAAGCAAGGACGGCATGCTGATGTTTTCATGCTTTGGTCCGGAGACACTTTCTCCCCTGAAAGTGGCTTTTCAGCAGGTGGACGGGTATGGACACGTCCTCCCTTTTACGGAAATGCATGATCTGGGCGACAGGATGGTTGAAGCCGGATTTGTTTCGCCTGTTTTGGACAGGGAGGTGATTCACGTCACCTATGAGCATGTCAACAGTCTGCTTTCAGATGTTCGTGCACTGGGCGGAAATGCCCTTCGTACACGCAGGCAGGGGTTGATGGGAAAAACAGCTTATTCGGATTTACTGGATTATCTGGAAAATGAAAGGGATGCTGATGGCAGGATCAGCCTGCCGTTTGAGATTATCTACGGCCACGCTTTCTGCTCTTACCCGGAGAAAGAAAAACAGGCAGAAGCACCGGTTCATTTCTTCCCATATCGCCAGTGA